The Christiangramia forsetii KT0803 DNA segment ACCAGGGAGTGAATTCCAGTAATTATTCCGGTTTCTTAGGAGGACTATCCATCCCGCTCTGGAACAGCAAAAATAAGGTAAAAGCTGCTGAGGCAAATTTGGAATATACCCAAGACAATACCGGTGCTGAAACTGCTGAATTATACACTCGTTTTCAGGAAGACTATCAGCAATATCAATTATTAAAGAGAAAATACGAGGAATATCAGCAAACCTTTCAGGATCTGAATTCCGAAGAACTTTTATTTAAAGCTTACGAACTTGGGGAATTTTCATTTCTGGATTATTACCGGGAAGTGGAGTTCTACCGGCAGGCTTTTAACAATATGCTGGAGATGGAAAAAGAACTCCTTCAGCTTAAAGCAACACTTTTAAAACATCAATTATAATTAAATAATATGAATTTCAAGAATTTATTTTTCGCAGCAATATTAGTATTTGGTTTTTCAGCTTGTAGAGATACAGCAAAAGAAGATCATGGACATGAACATGCAGAAGGAACTGGAGCTCATGCCCCGGAGGAGGAAGAGCATGGTCATCCACATAATGAAGATGGTAGTCATATGGACGAAGATCATATGGAACAGGAAGAATTCAAAGTTGGTGAAGATTCACTCGATATGCATGAGGATTCTGACCACCATACGCATGATGACGGAACGGAGCATGAGGATCATTAAAAATCAATAGTAGACATGAAATATATTTATATAGTATGCATCTCGCTTTTCCTATTTTCCTGCGGAAATAACGAGGAGGAAGGCCATGCGCACGATGCAGAAGGAAATCACGTAGGCTCAGAAGTTCCCGCGATCAGTAAAACCATCTGGACAGACCAGACGGAGCTTTTCGTTGAATTTCCGGCTTTAGTGGAAGGAAAAACCAGCAAATTTGCAGCTCATTTTACTGTTCTGGATAAACACCAGCCGATTCGAAAGGGCTCGGTTACAGTGAGCCTTATTCAAGGAGATAGCGGAATTCGGCATAAGGTGGAATCGCCGTCTTCACCCGGAATTTTTTCACCCGCTTTACAGCCAAAAGAACCGGGGACTTACGACCTGGTTTTTGATCTGAAAACTCCTGAGTATTCAGACAGGATCGTAATTGAAGATGTTCAGGTGTATGCCTCGGCTGCGGAAGCTTCAGAAAATATAACGGAAGCTGAAGATGCCGGCATTAGCTTTTTAAAGGAGCAGGCCTGGAAGATCGATTTTCAAACAGAGCCTGTTACAGATGGTGAAGTTTATGACATTGTGCATACATCAGGAGTATGGCAAGCCGCTCCGGGAACATATAAGTCCCTTGCAGCAGGAGCTAATGGAATGGTAAATTTTGCTTTAGATAACCTAACGGAAGGAACCGAGGTGAAAAAAGGTCAGCTGTTGATGACTTTGAGCAGCGAAGGACTTTCTTCCAATAATATCCAGGCAGAAATCGCTCAGGCCAAAGCCAGGTACGATCAAGCGAAAGCTGAATATGAACGAAAAAAGGAACTTTATGAGGATAAAATTGTGCCCAAAGCGGAATTTGAAAGGGTGGAAAGCGACTTTCGGGTAGCCGAATCTAATTACCGTGCACTTGCCTCCAATTACGGAGCTGGCGGGAAGCAAATCAGGGCTCCATTTGACGGATTTATAAAATCCATCAGCACGTCAAACGGGGATTACGTAGAACAGGGAGCTAATCTTGTTAGCATTGGAACTGACAAATCACGTTTGCTTAAAACGCAATTAAGTGCCTCTCATAATCCAAGTAAAGAAGCTATTGCGAGTGTATGGTACAGAAATGATGAAGGCATCTGGAGTGAAGTAGAAGATGGATCGATTGTTTCCGTAGGGAAGGAAGTGGAAGATCGCAAACCAATGATCCCTGTCTTTATTAAAGTAAACGATGTAGTTGAAATGCCAGAAGGCAGTTTTACTGAAGTACAGATCGCTCTTGGAGAGGCTGAAACCGGAATTGTGGTGCCTGAAGCTGCATTACTCGAAGATTACGGTAATTTTTCTGTGATCGTACAAACCGGCGGAGAAAGTTTTGAAAGAAGACCTGTAAAGATCGGGAAACGAAACGGAAAGAATGCACAGGTACTTAGCGGACTTGAGGCCAGAGACGTTGTCGTGACCACCGGAAATTACCAGGTTAAGATGGCTTCAATGTCCGGACAAACACCTGCTCATGGGCATGATCATTAATATTGAAATAGAAATTAGATGTTAAATAAAATATTATCAATTTCACTTAAAAACAGGCTTCTGGTCCTTCTGGCGGCTGTGGTACTGAGCGTCACCGGGTTTTACCTCGCACGTACTATGAACGTGGATGTATTCCCAGACCTTACCGCGCCTACCGTGACCATACTTACGGAAGCTCACGGAATGGAGAGTGAAGAGGTAGAGAAACTAGTAACTTACCAGCTCGAAACCGCGATGAACGGTTCGCCGAATGTAAGAAGGATTCGTTCTTCCTCAGCCGCGGGGATCTCCATCGTTTGGGTTGAA contains these protein-coding regions:
- a CDS encoding efflux RND transporter periplasmic adaptor subunit, with amino-acid sequence MKYIYIVCISLFLFSCGNNEEEGHAHDAEGNHVGSEVPAISKTIWTDQTELFVEFPALVEGKTSKFAAHFTVLDKHQPIRKGSVTVSLIQGDSGIRHKVESPSSPGIFSPALQPKEPGTYDLVFDLKTPEYSDRIVIEDVQVYASAAEASENITEAEDAGISFLKEQAWKIDFQTEPVTDGEVYDIVHTSGVWQAAPGTYKSLAAGANGMVNFALDNLTEGTEVKKGQLLMTLSSEGLSSNNIQAEIAQAKARYDQAKAEYERKKELYEDKIVPKAEFERVESDFRVAESNYRALASNYGAGGKQIRAPFDGFIKSISTSNGDYVEQGANLVSIGTDKSRLLKTQLSASHNPSKEAIASVWYRNDEGIWSEVEDGSIVSVGKEVEDRKPMIPVFIKVNDVVEMPEGSFTEVQIALGEAETGIVVPEAALLEDYGNFSVIVQTGGESFERRPVKIGKRNGKNAQVLSGLEARDVVVTTGNYQVKMASMSGQTPAHGHDH